The Bacteroidales bacterium genome includes a window with the following:
- a CDS encoding mechanosensitive ion channel, whose translation MQTFFNDIREELFQYYDKLVVITPRLLLALLVLILAWFVSRKIRSISDRKLKRQMEDPLLADFLATMIRFVIILIGILFSLKIIGLGGVIAGILAGAGLTAFIIGFTLRDIGENFLAGIIMAFKRPFRIGDFVESGVIKGKVVTLNMRDTQLKTLDGKDVFVPNALILKTPLINYTIDGFLRYDFMVGLPDGSDYNKSIKMIEGAVNTVEGVIRRRRKTTANISGISPGCLDVTVSFWIDTFRVNDTPEKIRSEVFMAVQKVLEQQTKEFEK comes from the coding sequence ATGCAGACGTTTTTCAATGACATACGCGAGGAATTATTTCAGTATTACGACAAATTGGTTGTGATAACCCCCAGACTATTGCTGGCTTTGCTGGTGCTGATCCTGGCATGGTTCGTATCACGGAAGATTCGCAGCATCTCAGACAGGAAACTTAAAAGGCAGATGGAAGATCCTTTGCTGGCTGATTTCCTGGCTACCATGATCAGGTTTGTGATTATATTAATTGGCATACTGTTCTCATTAAAGATTATTGGATTGGGAGGGGTAATTGCCGGTATTCTTGCCGGCGCCGGCCTTACTGCATTTATTATTGGTTTTACCTTACGCGATATTGGCGAAAACTTTTTGGCAGGTATCATCATGGCCTTCAAACGTCCTTTCAGGATAGGCGACTTTGTTGAATCGGGAGTCATAAAAGGCAAAGTAGTTACCTTAAACATGCGCGATACTCAGCTTAAAACACTTGATGGCAAAGATGTTTTTGTTCCAAATGCCTTAATCCTGAAAACCCCGCTGATCAACTACACCATTGACGGCTTTTTACGATATGATTTTATGGTGGGATTGCCTGATGGATCAGATTATAATAAATCCATTAAGATGATTGAGGGAGCAGTGAACACTGTAGAGGGCGTTATAAGGCGAAGGCGAAAGACCACAGCAAATATTTCCGGAATTTCGCCTGGCTGCCTTGATGTTACCGTGAGCTTCTGGATTGATACTTTCAGGGTGAATGATACCCCGGAAAAAATCCGCTCAGAGGTTTTTATGGCGGTTCAGAAAGTGCTGGAGCAACAGACAAAGGAGTTTGAGAAATAA
- a CDS encoding PLP-dependent transferase — MKFSTKAIHVGQKPDPSTGAIIPPVYLTSTYVQEAPDKHKGYDYTRAGNPNFTNLEQTLAALENGKYATVFSSGIGATTAILSTLQQGDVVAAGSDLYGGTFRLFNQVFRQFGVNLITVNTQDLNQVEEVLKKSPKMIFLESPSNPLLRISDIAAIAEMAKKHGVLTVVDNTFATPYFQNPLNLGADIVMHSTTKYIGGHSDVVGGVAITNNKEMKTKLDFARKAIGLNPSPFDAWLTSKGLKTLGVRMERHAHNAMQVAEFFQNHQLVARVYYPGLETHPYHDIARRQMSGFSGIVSVEFKLSIEQTIQLISSFNYFSLAESLGGVESLVDHPASMTHASISKEEREKNGLSDGLVRFSVGIEDVEDLISDLEKHLARFA, encoded by the coding sequence ATGAAATTCTCAACCAAAGCAATCCATGTAGGGCAAAAGCCCGATCCTTCTACCGGGGCTATTATCCCACCTGTTTACCTTACCTCAACCTATGTGCAGGAAGCGCCCGACAAACACAAAGGCTACGATTACACCCGCGCCGGCAATCCCAATTTTACGAACCTTGAGCAAACCCTTGCCGCGCTTGAAAACGGGAAATATGCCACTGTTTTTTCATCCGGGATCGGCGCAACAACCGCTATTCTCTCAACCCTGCAACAGGGTGATGTTGTAGCAGCGGGCAGCGATCTTTATGGCGGAACTTTCCGCCTCTTCAACCAGGTTTTCAGGCAGTTTGGTGTGAACCTTATCACAGTCAATACACAGGATCTGAACCAGGTGGAAGAAGTGCTGAAAAAATCTCCCAAAATGATTTTCCTGGAATCGCCCAGCAATCCATTGCTCAGAATATCTGATATTGCCGCCATTGCTGAAATGGCAAAAAAGCACGGCGTTCTTACAGTTGTTGACAACACCTTTGCGACCCCATATTTTCAGAACCCGCTGAACCTGGGCGCTGACATAGTGATGCACAGCACCACCAAATACATTGGCGGCCATTCGGATGTTGTTGGTGGCGTGGCAATCACCAACAACAAGGAAATGAAAACCAAACTGGATTTTGCCCGCAAAGCCATTGGTTTGAACCCCAGCCCTTTTGATGCATGGCTCACAAGTAAAGGCTTGAAAACGCTGGGTGTACGCATGGAACGCCACGCACATAACGCCATGCAGGTAGCTGAGTTTTTTCAGAACCATCAGTTGGTAGCCCGGGTGTATTATCCCGGCCTCGAAACCCATCCGTATCATGACATTGCCCGCAGGCAAATGAGCGGTTTCAGCGGGATAGTTTCTGTTGAATTCAAGCTCAGCATTGAGCAAACCATACAACTTATCTCATCGTTTAACTACTTCTCACTGGCCGAAAGCCTTGGCGGTGTTGAATCTTTGGTAGATCACCCTGCCAGCATGACCCATGCCTCCATCTCAAAAGAAGAGAGAGAAAAAAACGGCCTCAGCGACGGCTTGGTAAGGTTCTCGGTTGGCATTGAAGATGTGGAAGACCTGATCAGCGATCTTGAGAAACATTTGGCGCGTTTTGCCTGA